Proteins from a single region of Streptomyces spectabilis:
- a CDS encoding DUF3311 domain-containing protein, translated as MPDAPEVPVAPEVRQPVVTPVRVVIAVCLVAPFVAMLWVSSYAKADPAFIGIPFFYWYQMLWVLISTVLTMIAYQLWQREQRARKAARGQRGARS; from the coding sequence ATGCCAGATGCGCCTGAAGTGCCGGTTGCGCCTGAAGTGAGACAGCCGGTGGTCACACCGGTCCGTGTGGTCATAGCCGTCTGTCTCGTGGCGCCCTTCGTGGCCATGCTCTGGGTGAGCTCCTACGCGAAGGCCGATCCGGCCTTCATCGGCATCCCGTTCTTCTACTGGTACCAGATGCTGTGGGTGCTGATCTCGACCGTGCTCACGATGATCGCCTACCAGCTGTGGCAGCGTGAGCAGCGCGCCCGCAAGGCCGCCCGCGGCCAGAGAGGTGCGCGGTCATGA
- a CDS encoding YbdD/YjiX family protein — protein MTGPLRRALRAVRWYVRELTDESAYERYVAHVRREHPAAAVPTRRAFERMRTDRQESDPRQGFRCC, from the coding sequence GTGACCGGGCCGCTGCGCCGCGCGCTGCGCGCCGTCCGTTGGTACGTACGGGAGTTGACGGACGAGTCCGCGTACGAGCGGTACGTGGCGCACGTCCGCAGGGAGCATCCGGCCGCGGCCGTGCCGACCCGGCGGGCGTTCGAGCGTATGCGGACGGACCGCCAGGAGTCGGACCCGCGGCAGGGGTTCCGCTGCTGCTGA
- a CDS encoding carbon starvation CstA family protein: MRTATPKTIALWSLVALVGAAGWTVLALSRDEEVSAAWMVAAALGSYAIAYRFYAKFIAHKVLRVDKRRATPAERLDNGIDYHPTDRRVLLGHHFAAIAGAGPLVGPVLAAQMGYLPGTIWIIAGVIFAGAVQDMVVLFFSTRRDGKSLGQMARDEIGPFGGAAALLATFAIMIILLGVLALVIVNALAESPWGTFSIAMTIPIALFMGFYLRVLRPGRVSEVSLIGIGLLLIALVAGRWVAESSWAEAFTLAPSTLVVWLVAYGFIASILPVWMLLAPRDYLSTFMKIGTIVLLALGVLVTLPTLKMDPVTDFASRGDGPVFAGSLFPFVFITIACGALSGFHALISSGTTPKMIQKETQVRMIGYGSMLMESSVAVMALVAASIIDPGLYFAMNAPAGVVGDTVQEASRAVANFGYTISPEDLARAAEDVEESSLLSRTGGAPTLAIGVSEIFSKVTGDSLRAFWYHFAIMFEALFILTALDAGTRVGRFMLQDMLGNVYKPFRNVSWKPGLVLTSAAVTGMWGYFLWVGVHEPLGGINQLFPIFGIANQLLAAVALAVCTTLLVKSGRLKWAWITGIPLAWDATVTLTASWQKVFSSDPRVGFFKQRSIYQDAIDDGKVLPPAKTMDDMHTVVTNSTVDGVLSAALAILVVIVLVDAARVCVRHVRDPLSSRLSETPFVESKTVAPAGLVATEEEKAELAAHERAKAGSS; this comes from the coding sequence GTGCGCACAGCCACCCCCAAGACCATCGCCCTCTGGAGCCTCGTCGCGCTGGTCGGCGCCGCGGGCTGGACCGTGCTCGCGCTCTCCCGGGACGAGGAGGTGTCCGCCGCCTGGATGGTGGCCGCCGCCCTCGGCTCGTACGCCATCGCCTACCGCTTCTACGCGAAGTTCATCGCGCACAAGGTCCTGCGCGTCGACAAGCGCCGGGCCACCCCCGCCGAGCGGCTCGACAACGGCATCGACTACCACCCGACCGACCGGCGCGTGCTGCTCGGGCACCACTTCGCGGCGATCGCGGGCGCGGGTCCGCTGGTCGGTCCCGTGCTCGCCGCCCAGATGGGGTATCTGCCGGGCACCATCTGGATCATCGCAGGGGTGATCTTCGCGGGGGCCGTGCAGGACATGGTGGTCCTGTTCTTCTCGACCCGCCGCGACGGCAAGTCGCTCGGCCAGATGGCGCGGGACGAGATCGGCCCGTTCGGCGGGGCCGCGGCCCTGCTCGCCACCTTCGCGATCATGATCATCCTGCTCGGCGTGCTCGCGCTCGTGATCGTGAACGCCCTCGCCGAGTCGCCCTGGGGCACCTTCTCCATCGCGATGACGATCCCGATCGCCCTGTTCATGGGCTTCTATCTGCGCGTCCTGCGCCCCGGCCGGGTCAGCGAGGTCTCGCTCATCGGCATCGGCCTGCTGCTGATCGCCCTGGTCGCGGGCCGCTGGGTGGCGGAGTCCTCGTGGGCGGAGGCCTTCACACTCGCCCCCTCGACGCTGGTCGTCTGGCTGGTGGCGTACGGCTTCATCGCCTCGATCCTGCCGGTGTGGATGCTGCTCGCGCCGCGCGACTACCTGTCCACGTTCATGAAGATCGGCACGATCGTGCTGCTCGCGCTCGGCGTGCTCGTCACCCTGCCGACGCTCAAGATGGACCCGGTCACCGACTTCGCCTCGCGCGGCGACGGGCCGGTCTTCGCGGGCTCGCTCTTCCCGTTCGTGTTCATCACGATCGCTTGCGGCGCGCTCTCCGGCTTCCACGCCCTGATCTCCTCCGGTACGACGCCGAAGATGATCCAGAAGGAGACCCAGGTCCGGATGATCGGCTACGGCTCCATGCTGATGGAGTCGTCCGTGGCGGTGATGGCCCTGGTCGCGGCGAGCATCATCGACCCGGGCCTGTACTTCGCGATGAACGCGCCGGCGGGCGTCGTCGGCGACACCGTCCAGGAGGCGTCGCGGGCGGTCGCGAACTTCGGGTACACCATCTCCCCCGAGGACCTGGCGCGGGCCGCCGAGGACGTCGAGGAGAGCTCGCTGCTCTCGCGCACGGGCGGCGCCCCCACCCTCGCGATCGGCGTCTCGGAGATCTTCTCCAAGGTCACGGGGGACTCGCTGCGGGCGTTCTGGTACCACTTCGCGATCATGTTTGAGGCGCTGTTCATCCTCACCGCGCTCGACGCGGGCACGCGCGTGGGCCGGTTCATGCTCCAGGACATGCTGGGCAACGTCTACAAGCCCTTCAGGAACGTGAGTTGGAAGCCGGGCCTGGTCCTGACCAGCGCCGCCGTGACCGGCATGTGGGGCTACTTCCTCTGGGTCGGCGTGCACGAGCCGCTCGGCGGCATCAACCAGCTCTTCCCGATCTTCGGCATCGCCAACCAGCTCCTCGCCGCCGTCGCCCTCGCCGTGTGCACCACGCTCCTGGTGAAGTCCGGACGGCTCAAGTGGGCCTGGATCACCGGGATCCCGCTGGCCTGGGACGCGACGGTGACGCTCACGGCGAGCTGGCAGAAGGTGTTCTCCAGCGACCCGCGCGTGGGCTTCTTCAAGCAGCGCTCGATCTACCAGGACGCCATCGACGACGGCAAGGTCCTGCCGCCCGCCAAGACCATGGACGACATGCACACCGTGGTCACCAACTCCACCGTGGACGGCGTGCTTTCGGCGGCCCTCGCGATCCTCGTCGTGATCGTCCTCGTGGACGCGGCCCGCGTGTGCGTCCGGCACGTCCGCGACCCGCTGTCCTCGCGCCTGAGCGAGACGCCGTTCGTGGAGTCGAAGACCGTCGCGCCCGCCGGGCTCGTCGCCACCGAGGAGGAGAAGGCGGAGCTCGCGGCCCACGAGCGCGCGAAGGCGGGCTCGTCGTGA
- a CDS encoding GntR family transcriptional regulator yields MGTEAGSTRAGVGTSATAAASAAAPALAAGDGSGPAKSVRPARVPKYYRLKRHLLDMTETLPPGTPVPPERTLAAEFDTSRTTVRQALQELVVEGRLERIQGKGTFVAKPKVSQALQLTSYTEDMKAQGLEPTSQLLDIGYITADDTLAGLLDIAAGGRVLRIERLRLASGEPMAIETTHLSAKRFPALRRSLVKYTSLYTALAEVYDVHLAEAEETIETSLATPREAGLLGTDVGLPMLMLSRHSVDGSGQPVEWVRSVYRGDRYKFVARLKRPQD; encoded by the coding sequence ATGGGCACAGAGGCGGGCAGCACCCGGGCCGGGGTGGGCACCTCGGCGACGGCAGCCGCGAGCGCGGCCGCCCCCGCCCTCGCGGCAGGCGACGGCTCCGGCCCCGCCAAGTCCGTGCGCCCGGCCCGCGTGCCCAAGTACTACCGCCTGAAGCGGCACTTGCTGGACATGACCGAGACCCTGCCGCCGGGCACCCCGGTGCCGCCCGAGCGCACCCTCGCCGCCGAGTTCGACACCTCGCGCACCACGGTGCGCCAGGCCCTTCAGGAACTGGTCGTCGAGGGCCGCCTGGAGCGCATCCAGGGCAAGGGCACGTTCGTGGCCAAGCCGAAGGTGTCGCAGGCGCTCCAACTCACCTCGTACACCGAGGACATGAAGGCCCAGGGCCTGGAGCCGACCTCCCAGCTCCTGGACATCGGGTACATCACCGCCGACGACACCCTGGCCGGTCTCCTGGACATCGCCGCCGGGGGGCGCGTCCTGCGCATCGAGCGGCTGCGGCTCGCCAGCGGCGAGCCGATGGCCATCGAGACCACGCATCTGTCCGCCAAGCGCTTCCCCGCGCTCAGACGCTCGCTCGTGAAGTACACGTCCCTGTACACGGCCCTCGCCGAGGTCTACGACGTGCACCTCGCCGAGGCCGAGGAGACCATCGAGACCTCCCTCGCGACCCCGCGCGAGGCGGGCCTGCTCGGCACCGACGTCGGCCTGCCGATGCTGATGCTGTCGCGGCACTCCGTGGACGGGAGCGGGCAGCCGGTGGAGTGGGTGCGCTCGGTCTACCGGGGCGACCGGTACAAGTTCGTGGCCCGGCTCAAGCGGCCGCAGGACTGA
- a CDS encoding extracellular solute-binding protein, with protein sequence MKRKLIAAIGVAGMLVSVAACGGDDKDDKKSGADGFKGETLTLWAMDGSTPDQWTKDVTAAFEKKTGAKLKLEVQDWNGIQQKLTAALSEENPPDVFEIGNTQTAAYAKSGGLADLSDLKESIGADWTESVNKSTIVDGKQYAAPWFVLNRVVLYNKKIWADAGIKKTPKTRDEFYADLKKIGEKTDAEPIYMPGQNWYHFVGLVIGEGGELVKKDGDKYVSNLDDPKVVKAVETYKKFQALSKAPKNKDEATPQQAEVFAKGKTGAFVGMSWEAATAIKANKKIEKDIGYFTIPGATAAKPEGVFLGGSNLAVAATSEKQELAKEFLKIAMSDKFEGQLAKEGGVIPNKKALESNLKGNVAAEAMAPATAGGGITPLIPEWGAVENEPNPIKSYLTAVMNGDSPADAAKKVEGEFNKRLSQKQ encoded by the coding sequence GTGAAGCGCAAGCTCATAGCGGCGATCGGTGTCGCGGGCATGTTGGTCTCGGTCGCGGCGTGTGGCGGCGACGACAAGGACGACAAGAAGTCCGGGGCGGACGGCTTCAAGGGCGAGACGCTGACGCTCTGGGCCATGGACGGTTCGACGCCGGACCAGTGGACCAAGGACGTCACGGCCGCCTTCGAGAAGAAGACCGGCGCGAAGCTGAAGCTCGAGGTCCAGGACTGGAACGGCATCCAGCAGAAGCTGACCGCCGCCCTCTCCGAGGAGAACCCGCCGGACGTCTTCGAGATCGGCAACACCCAGACGGCCGCCTACGCCAAGTCCGGCGGTCTCGCCGACCTGAGCGACCTCAAGGAGTCGATCGGCGCCGACTGGACCGAGTCCGTCAACAAGTCCACGATCGTCGACGGCAAGCAGTACGCCGCCCCGTGGTTCGTGCTGAACCGCGTCGTGCTCTACAACAAGAAGATCTGGGCCGACGCGGGCATCAAGAAGACGCCCAAGACCCGTGACGAGTTCTACGCCGACCTGAAGAAGATCGGCGAGAAGACCGACGCGGAGCCGATCTACATGCCGGGCCAGAACTGGTACCACTTCGTGGGCCTCGTCATCGGCGAGGGCGGCGAGCTGGTCAAGAAGGACGGCGACAAGTACGTCTCCAACCTCGACGACCCGAAGGTGGTCAAGGCCGTGGAGACGTACAAGAAGTTCCAGGCCCTGTCGAAGGCGCCGAAGAACAAGGACGAGGCCACCCCGCAGCAGGCCGAGGTCTTCGCCAAGGGCAAGACCGGCGCGTTCGTGGGCATGAGCTGGGAGGCCGCCACGGCCATCAAGGCCAACAAGAAGATCGAGAAGGACATCGGCTACTTCACGATCCCGGGCGCCACGGCCGCCAAGCCCGAGGGCGTCTTCCTCGGCGGCTCCAACCTCGCCGTCGCCGCCACCAGCGAGAAGCAGGAGCTCGCCAAGGAGTTCCTGAAGATCGCGATGTCCGACAAGTTCGAGGGCCAGCTCGCCAAGGAAGGCGGCGTGATCCCGAACAAGAAGGCCCTGGAGTCCAACCTCAAGGGCAACGTGGCCGCCGAGGCCATGGCCCCGGCCACCGCCGGCGGCGGCATCACCCCGCTGATCCCGGAGTGGGGCGCCGTCGAGAACGAGCCCAACCCGATCAAGAGCTATCTGACCGCGGTCATGAACGGCGATTCGCCCGCCGACGCCGCCAAGAAGGTCGAGGGCGAGTTCAACAAGCGCCTGTCGCAGAAGCAGTAA
- a CDS encoding carbohydrate ABC transporter permease: MTVQTERPPSGPPEVVKSGGGRTGAPRTPRVRIGSLGPYLLLLPALVATLVFLGWPLVNNGILSFQNLNMRQVILHLTEWNGIDNYKEVLKSEDFWRVTGRSIVFTAINVVLIMVLGTLIGLLLAKLGTKMRRLLLFGLVLAWAMPVVAGTTVYQWLFAQRYGVVNWVLAKVGFSSMADYDWFGGQYSTFFVIITLIVWMSIPFVAINLYAATTTIPKELYEAASLDGAGAWKQFTSVTLPFLRPFLYATTFLEVIWVFKALVQVYAINQGGPDRLTEILPVYAYIEGSGNQHYGMGSAIAMLTIIIMLFLTAYHLRIVLKQEEDA; the protein is encoded by the coding sequence ATGACCGTACAGACCGAGCGGCCGCCCTCCGGCCCGCCGGAGGTAGTGAAGTCGGGCGGCGGGCGCACCGGGGCCCCGCGCACGCCCCGCGTCAGGATCGGGTCCCTGGGTCCCTATCTGCTGTTGCTTCCCGCGCTCGTGGCCACCCTGGTGTTCCTGGGCTGGCCGCTGGTGAACAACGGGATCCTGTCGTTCCAGAACCTCAACATGAGACAGGTCATCCTGCATCTCACCGAGTGGAACGGCATCGACAACTACAAGGAGGTCCTCAAGAGCGAGGACTTCTGGCGCGTCACCGGGCGGTCGATCGTCTTCACCGCCATCAACGTCGTCCTCATCATGGTGCTCGGCACCCTGATCGGACTGCTGCTCGCCAAGCTCGGCACCAAGATGCGGCGGCTGCTGCTCTTCGGCCTCGTCCTCGCCTGGGCCATGCCCGTCGTCGCGGGCACCACCGTCTACCAGTGGCTGTTCGCCCAGCGCTACGGCGTCGTCAACTGGGTGCTCGCCAAGGTCGGCTTCAGCTCCATGGCCGACTACGACTGGTTCGGCGGCCAGTACTCCACCTTCTTCGTGATCATCACGCTGATCGTGTGGATGTCGATCCCCTTCGTGGCGATCAACCTGTACGCCGCCACCACGACCATCCCCAAGGAGCTCTACGAGGCCGCGTCGCTCGACGGCGCGGGCGCCTGGAAGCAGTTCACCTCGGTGACCCTGCCGTTCCTGCGGCCCTTCCTCTACGCCACGACCTTCCTCGAGGTCATCTGGGTCTTCAAGGCCCTCGTCCAGGTCTATGCCATCAACCAGGGCGGCCCCGACCGGCTCACGGAGATCCTGCCCGTCTACGCCTACATCGAGGGCTCGGGCAACCAGCACTACGGCATGGGCTCCGCCATCGCCATGCTGACCATCATCATCATGCTCTTCCTGACCGCGTATCACCTGCGCATCGTGCTCAAGCAAGAGGAGGACGCGTGA
- a CDS encoding carbohydrate ABC transporter permease — translation MKRSWFGRTWPNVVAVVLFIGLVFPVYWMFATAFKPTGDIISEDPVWIPFDFTFEHFKTAVDADHFWQMVRNSVTVTVLAVVFSLAIALLSAFALARMRFKGRRGFIIGFMLAQMAPWEVMVISIYMIVRDAEMLNSLVPLTLFYMVMILPFTILTLRGFVAAVPKELEESAMVDGCTRMQAFRRIILPLLAPGLMSTSLFGFITAWNEFPIAMLVNKDPESKTLPTWLTSFQTVYGDDWGATMAASTIFAIPILLLFVFLQRRAVAGLTDGAVKG, via the coding sequence GTGAAGCGCTCCTGGTTCGGCCGCACCTGGCCCAACGTCGTCGCCGTCGTCCTCTTCATCGGCCTGGTCTTCCCCGTCTACTGGATGTTCGCCACGGCCTTCAAGCCGACCGGCGACATCATCAGCGAGGACCCGGTCTGGATCCCCTTCGACTTCACCTTCGAGCACTTCAAGACGGCCGTCGACGCCGACCACTTCTGGCAGATGGTCAGGAACTCGGTGACCGTCACCGTCCTCGCGGTCGTCTTCTCCCTCGCCATCGCCCTGCTGTCGGCCTTCGCGCTCGCCCGTATGCGGTTCAAGGGCCGCCGGGGCTTCATCATCGGCTTCATGCTGGCCCAGATGGCGCCCTGGGAAGTCATGGTCATCTCGATCTACATGATCGTGCGCGACGCCGAGATGCTGAACAGCCTGGTGCCGTTGACGCTCTTCTACATGGTGATGATCCTGCCCTTCACGATCCTCACGCTGCGCGGCTTCGTCGCCGCCGTGCCCAAGGAACTGGAGGAGTCGGCGATGGTCGACGGCTGCACCCGCATGCAGGCGTTCCGCCGCATCATCCTGCCGCTGCTCGCCCCCGGCCTGATGTCCACCTCGCTCTTCGGCTTCATCACCGCCTGGAACGAGTTCCCCATCGCCATGCTGGTCAACAAGGACCCGGAGTCCAAGACGCTGCCGACGTGGCTGACGAGCTTCCAGACCGTCTACGGCGACGACTGGGGTGCCACCATGGCCGCGTCCACGATCTTCGCCATCCCGATCCTGCTCCTCTTCGTCTTCCTCCAGCGGCGCGCCGTCGCCGGTCTCACCGACGGTGCCGTGAAGGGATAA